One Mycolicibacterium sp. TUM20985 genomic window, GACCACGTTCGCGCACTTGGATGCCACCACCGAGCTCTCTCGCGCGGTGTTCTCCAAGGGCATCTTCCCGGCGGTGGACCCGCTGGCCTCCAGCTCGACGATTCTCGACCCGGCGGTGGTTGGCGAGGAGCATTACCGCGTCGCCCAGGAAGTCATTCGAGTCCTGCAGCGCTACAAGGACCTTCAGGACATCATCGCCATCCTCGGCGTCGACGAGCTGGCCGAGGAGGACAAGCAGCTGGTCAACCGGGCACGCCGCATCGAGCGCTTCCTGAGCCAGAACATGATGGCGGCCGAGCAGTTCACCGGCCAGCCCGGCTCGACGGTGCCGCTGAAGGAGACCATAGAGGCCTTCGACAAGCTGACCAAGGGTGAGTTCGACCACCTGCCCGAGCAGGCGTTCTTCCTCATCGGCGGCCTGGACGACCTCGCCAAGAAGGCCGAGAGCTTCGGCGCAAAGTTGTGATGAGCGCTCTTACCGAGAGGTGGTGACCGGTGGCTGAGATTCACGTCGAGATCGTCGCCGTCGAGCGTGAGTTGTGGTCGGGTGACGCGACATTCGTGTTCACCCGCACCACGGCGGGCGAGATCGGCATCCTGCCCAGGCACATCCCGTTGGTCGCCCAACTGGTCGACGACGCCATGGTGCGTGTCGAGCGCGATGGCGAGGACGACCTCCGCATCGCCGTCGACGGAGGCTTCCTGTCCGTCACCGAGGAAGCCGTTCGGATCCTGGTCGAGAACGCTGAATTCGAGTCGGAGATCAACGCCGACCAAGCCAAGCAGGACGCCGAGTCGGATGACGAGCGCACCGCGGCATGGGGCCGGGCCCGCCTGCGCGCACTAGGCGAACTCGACTGACGTCGCGATGAGCGCGTCCATGCTGATCATGGTCGTGCTGGTCGGTGTGTTGGGGCTGGTCGTCGTGGCGCTCAGCTACCGGCTGTGGAAGCTACGTCAGGTTGGCGGATCGGCAGCGATCCTGCGCGACGTTCCCGCGGTCGGCGGGCACGGGTGGCGCCACGGAGTAGTCCGCTATCGCGGTGGTGAGGCCGGTTTCTACCGGCTGTCGAGCCTGCGATGGTGGCCCGACCGGCGGCTTTCCCGGCGTGGCATCGAGGTGGTGTCGCGCCGCGCGCCACGAGGTGACGAGTTCGACATCATGAGCTCGGAGATCGTCGTCCTCGAACTCCGCGACACCGGTCCGGAGAGCCGCAGGGGGTACGAGATCGCCCTCGACCGTGGCGCTTTGACCGCGTTCACCTCGTGGCTCGAGTCGCGGCCGTCCCCCAGGGCCCGCAGGCGACCGAGCTAGCTCTTCGTCCGGCCGGGCTGCCAGAGCACATCGCCATCGGGATTGGCGACGCGCGACAGGATGAACAGTAGGTCCGAGAGCCGATTGAGATATTTGGCGGGCAGCAGGCTGATCGAATCCCCGTGCGCGTCGATCGCTTGCCACGCGGAGCGCTCCGCTCGTCGCGCCACCGTCCGCGCCACGTGCAGCAGTGCGGACAACGCGGTCCCGCCCGGCAGCACGAACGAATTCAGGGCCGGGAGAGGCTCATTGAACTCGTCGCACCAGGTCTCGAGGCGGTCGACGTAGTCCTGGGTGATGCGCAAGGGCGGATGTTCCGGGTTGTCGACGACGGGTGTGGACAGGTCGGCACCCGCGTCGAACAGGTCGTTTTGGATCTGGCGTAGGACGCCGAGGATCCGCTCGTTGGGCGCGCCAAGCGACACCGCGACGCCGATCGCGGCGTTGGTCTCGTCGCAGTCGGCGTAGGCCTTCAGCCGGGGATCGTTCTTCGACACCCTGCTGAAATCGCTGAGGCTGGTGGATCCGTCATCGCCAGTTCGCGTGTAGATGCGGGTCAGGTGGACTGCCATGGAAGAAACCGTACCCGGGCCCACCGGGCGAAACGGACCTCGGTCGTCCCCGCTGTTTACACTGAGCTCCGTGAGCGAGCGATTCGTGGTGACCGGTGGTACTCGGTTGTCAGGCGAAGTTGCCGTCGGGGGAGCGAAGAACAGTGTGCTGAAGCTGATGGCCGCGTCGCTTCTTGCGGAGGGCACCAGCACCATCACCAACTGCCCCGACATCCTGGACGTTCCGCTGATGGCCGAGGTGCTTCGAGGTCTAGGAGCCACGGTCGAG contains:
- a CDS encoding F0F1 ATP synthase subunit epsilon, with amino-acid sequence MAEIHVEIVAVERELWSGDATFVFTRTTAGEIGILPRHIPLVAQLVDDAMVRVERDGEDDLRIAVDGGFLSVTEEAVRILVENAEFESEINADQAKQDAESDDERTAAWGRARLRALGELD
- a CDS encoding DUF2550 domain-containing protein, producing the protein MSASMLIMVVLVGVLGLVVVALSYRLWKLRQVGGSAAILRDVPAVGGHGWRHGVVRYRGGEAGFYRLSSLRWWPDRRLSRRGIEVVSRRAPRGDEFDIMSSEIVVLELRDTGPESRRGYEIALDRGALTAFTSWLESRPSPRARRRPS
- a CDS encoding cob(I)yrinic acid a,c-diamide adenosyltransferase, with amino-acid sequence MAVHLTRIYTRTGDDGSTSLSDFSRVSKNDPRLKAYADCDETNAAIGVAVSLGAPNERILGVLRQIQNDLFDAGADLSTPVVDNPEHPPLRITQDYVDRLETWCDEFNEPLPALNSFVLPGGTALSALLHVARTVARRAERSAWQAIDAHGDSISLLPAKYLNRLSDLLFILSRVANPDGDVLWQPGRTKS